Proteins found in one Drosophila busckii strain San Diego stock center, stock number 13000-0081.31 chromosome 2R, ASM1175060v1, whole genome shotgun sequence genomic segment:
- the LOC108595243 gene encoding uncharacterized protein LOC108595243 yields MDRRKKRTSSEQYQMYIDLMEADPIFASGRVPRDYDLNYLTKKWKELSDRLNKCSSGPTLTAEEWRKRLNDWKNTTRCKYRRSLMSSEKDIAMSSLETRALNLFGKVPGHGESLINLKSEKEDPDDEMEELGQRTSASFQKELQAAVEEAINDEVEDDEMVEEHVDQEDLTDEGLHEAGGGIDGSGGATAVNTGGGGYRTIVVDNTSYVEDDNDHGDQPVEPVKYVCAPNIHTVGTSGATKLINGELPVKRLRRDQVVYEVKNAPRSYASIHSGSSLPTLHNPKLHNDGQSTTLSAALSSLDTQEIAHQLKRLADINYETLQFEIARFKFNNPGFHYEPPPL; encoded by the exons ATGGATAGGCGTAAAAAGCGCACCTCTTCGGAGCAATATCAAATGTATATTGACCTAATGGAGGCCGACCCCATTTTCGCTAGTGGACGCGTGCCGCGCGACTATGATCTGAATTATCTGACCAAGAAGTGGAAGGAGCTCTCGGACAGGCTTAATAAATGCAGCTCTGGTCCCACACTAACTGCCGAAGAGTGGCGTAAG cgctTGAACGACTGGAAAAACACTACGCGCTGCAAGTACAGACGTAGTCTGATGTCCAGTGAGAAGGACATTGCTATGAGTTCACTAGAGACACGCGCGCTTAATTTGTTTGGGAAAGTGCCTGGCCACGGCGAGTCGCTAATTAATCTGAAGTCCGAGAAAGAAGATCCCGATGATGAAATGGAGGAGCTGGGACAGCGCACATCAGCCTCGTTCCAGAAGGAACTGCAAGCTGCCGTTGAAGAGGCAATTAACGATGAGGTTGAGGACGACGAAATGGTAGAGGAGCACGTGGACCAGGAGGACCTCACCGATGAGGGCTTGCACGAGGCTGGCGGCGGCATTGATGGCTCTGGCGGTGCAACGGCAGTAAACACAGGCGGTGGCGGCTACCGCACCATTGTAGTGGACAACACCTCCTACGTGGAGGACGATAATGATCACGGCGATCAACCCGTAGAACCCGTCAAATACGTCTGCGCACCGAATATACACACAGTGGGCACAAGCGGCGCCACCAAGCTGATCAATGGCGAGTTGCCCGTTAAGCGATTACGGAGAGATCAAGTCGTCTACGAAG TCAAGAACGCGCCGCGCTCCTATGCATCGATACATTCGGGCAGCTCGCTTCCAACCTTGCACAATCCAAAGTTGCACAACGATGGACAGAGCACCACATTGAGCGCTGCGCTAAGCAGCCTGGATACGCAGGAAATTGCGCATCAGCTAAAACGATTAGCAGACATTAATTATGAGACGCTGCAGTTTGAGATAGCGCGATTCAAGTTCAACAATCCCGGTTTTCACTATGAGCCGCCGCCATTATAG